One segment of Macrotis lagotis isolate mMagLag1 chromosome 1, bilby.v1.9.chrom.fasta, whole genome shotgun sequence DNA contains the following:
- the LOC141510393 gene encoding uncharacterized protein LOC141510393 codes for MGPIAGGRTFGEGMSPTQAAQPRRPHQRQGRRGHGRGAGGGGLGNQAPKDHPGQPPPKRTGLPGLEKSQGLRGSCRGQTRGRGRRWHPKEHNSTARAGSRGAAASPGLPAAAWDYTPQKAPGRPGRGRTPFPTSPGGARPAPGRGAAADASPAARFPRSWRAGPLEMVTFKDVSVDFTPEEWGLLNDAQKQLHKDVMEENAQHLLFLGLPVLREDLFPHLEQEDLRTSCQDAETRFDEKRSTNPKITSWNDYSHYGEERAHLGKHQRTHMVEKPFECTKHGKTFRKYCSVTKHKRIFSWENLYECEEYGEVFHNNSLILHQRIHTGVRAYEFDQYGKAFTNNFSFIKHQRIHPRVKFYNCNPCGKSFTQHSCLVNHKRIHTVEKPECNQCGKVFTRHSYLVKHQRIHTGEKPYECHQCGKAFTHHSCLISHQRIHTGEKPFKCNQCGKAFTQSSNLSRHQRIHIGEKPYVCNQCGKTFRFHDNLAGHERIHTADKTYECSQCGKAFTRRNSLTEHQRIHTGEKPYECSQCGKAFRFHASLAEHQRIHTAEKTYECNQCGKAFTQHSSLSRHQRIHTGEKPYECNQCGKTFTQSSNLSKHQRIHMAEKPYE; via the exons ATGGGCCCCATCGCCGGGGGCCGCACGTTTGGGGAGGGCATGAGCCCGACGCAGGCGGCACAGCCCCGGCGGCCTCACCAGCGCCAAGGGCGGCGGGGACACGGCCGGGGGGCAGGAGGTGGGGGGCTCGGAAACCAGGCACCCAAAGACCACCCGGGCCAGCCGCCCCCAAAGAGAACCGGGCTCCCGGGGCTGGAAAAGAGCCAGGGGCTGCGGGGCTCGTGCCGCGGCCAGACCCGGGGGCGGGGGCGCCGCTGGCACCCCAAGGAACACAACAGCACAGCCCGGGCGGGATCTCGGGGCGCTGCGGCCTCCCCGGGGCTCCCTGCCGCCGCCTGGGACTACACCCCCCAGAAGGCACCGGGGCGCCCGGGTCGGGGCCGGACTCCATTTCCCACAAGCCCCGGAGGCGCCCGGCCGGCTCCTGGGAGAGGCGCCGCCGCAGACGCCTCGCCGGCCGCCCGCTTCCCGAGGTCCTGGCGGGCAGGTCCTCTG GAGAtggtgacattcaaggatgtgTCTGTGGATTTCACCCCAGAGGAGTGGGGCCTGTTGAATGATGCTCAGAAACAGCTGCACAAGGACGTCATGGAGGAGAATGCTCAGCACTTGCTCTTCCTAG GACTTCCAGTACTCAGAGAAGATTTGTTCCCCCACTTGGAGCAAGAAGACTTGAGGACCTCCTGTCAAG atgcagagaccagatttgatgaAAAGAGGAGTACAAATCCGAAAATAACCTCTTGGAATGATTATTCTCATTATGGTGAAGAGAGGGCTCATCTGGGTAAACATCAGAGAACCCATATGGTTGAAAAACCATTTGAATGCACTAAACATGGAAAAACATTCAGAAAGTATTGTAGTGTTACTAAACATAAGAGGATCTTCTCTTGGGAGAATCTTTATGAGTGTGAAGAATATGGTGAAGTTTTTCATAACAACTCTCTAATtttacatcagagaatccatactggagtGAGAGCTTACGAATTTGATCAATATGGAAAGGCTTTCACAAACAACTTCAGTTttattaaacatcagagaatccacccTAGGGTGAAATTTTATAATTGTAATCCGTGTGGAAAGTCTTTTACACAGCACTCCTGTCTTGTTAATCACAAGAGAATCCACACGGTAGAGAAAcctgaatgtaatcaatgtggaaaagtTTTCACACGGCACTCCTATCTTGtgaaacatcagagaatccacactggagagaaaccatatgaatgtcatcagtgtggaaaggctttcacacATCACTCCTGTCTCATTagtcatcagagaatccacactggagagaagccttttaaatgtaatcagtgtggaaaggctttcacacAAAGCTCTAATCTATCtcgacatcagagaattcacattGGAGAAAAGCCTTATgtatgtaatcaatgtggaaagactttcagattcCATGACAATCTAGCAGGTCATGAGAGAATCCACACTGCAGATAAGACTTATGAATGtagtcaatgtggaaaggctttcacacGTAGAAACAGTCTAACTGAACATcaaagaatccacactggagagaagccttatgaatgtagtcaatgtggaaaggctttcagatTCCATGCCAGTCTTgctgaacatcagagaatccacactgcaGAAAAgacttatgaatgtaatcaatgtggaaaggctttcacacAGCACTCCTCTCTCTCaagacatcagagaatccacactggtgagaaaccttatgaatgtaatcaatgtggaaagacatTCACACAAAGCTCCAATCTCtctaaacatcagagaatccacatggcagagaaaccttatgaatga
- the LOC141511826 gene encoding uncharacterized protein LOC141511826 encodes MSLGSLQEDAGARGVPLALDQELLSFRDVAVDFTEEEWGCLSPAQWQLYKEVMLENYRNLASLGLMEDRPDLISWLEQGEPPPVSALQGEIPRSPHPWEGDTSTRCLEAHGCCSPTEPSAWNTRNENQEESFSKQDEHGTSVTLVESPKRDIVPQVSEFWEGSVQEITLWKQIGNLAEETTKKEFWEWPVHDISLWKQMRNFTEETPRKVFWESPIQDITLWKQMGNLVQEGPRKEFWKCSVQDIMLWKQMGNLAQESPRKEFWESPAQEITFWKQMGNFAGETPRKALSQEKGLYESTVLHKKNSTEQRIHECTDSVKSFNQNSPKHKGSWDYNECGNLSCYYTLFNQYQRNESCDLEGGQNFSKNSFLIQNQRFCSEEKPYKCEECGKAFTNYSDSMNHERTHGEERHYKYRPCGTAFMWSSVLSEHQKIKICDKPYEYKEFKEVFSRNSDITKYEGIHSGKKPPGYSDCGTAFIWHSNLIEHQRILTSEKPYECKVCGKAFSQNSSLTQHFRIHTGEKPYKCKECGKAFRQNSHLIRHQLIHTREKPYECQACGKAFSQSSDIIYHGRSHDGGIYYKCRQCGKAFTWSAILTEQQKIHTFEKSYKYKEFGVTFSQNSDIIRYEGIHSGKKPFECKDCGAAFSWHSNLLEHQRTHTGEKPYECKVCGKAFSQSSSLTQHFRIHTGEKPYKCKECGKAFRQNSHLIRHQLIHTREKPYECKECGKAFSQSSDIIKHERIHSGKKPYECKECGAAFSWRSYLIQHQRTHTVEKPYECKECGKAFSQSSSLIQHHRIHTGEKPYECKECGKAFSQRSSLIQHHRIHTGEKPYKCKDCGAVFSGHSGLIQHERIHTGEKPYECKECGKAFRQSSALIHHQIIHTGEKPYKCKDCGKAFRWNAVFTEHQKIHTGEIPYECKECGKAFIQRAALTHHQRIHTGEKPYRCKQCGKAFIQRSSLTHHQRIHTGEKPYKCKQCGKAFIQRSDLTRHHVIHIGEKPYEER; translated from the exons GGCTCATGGAGGACAGACCAGACCTGATCTCCTGGCTGGAACAAGGGGAACCACCACCAGTCTCAGCTCTACAGGGAGAGATCCCAAGGAGCCCCCATCCCTGGGAAGGAGACACTTCCACAAGGTGCCTGGAAGCCCATGGATGCTGCAGCCCAACTGAGCCTTCAG CCTGGAATACTAGAAATGAGAACCAGGAGGAGTCATTTTCTAAACAAGATGAACATGGAACATCTGTAACATTGGTGGAAAGCCCCAAAAGGGATATTGTTCCCCAGGTCTCTGAATTTTGGGAAGGTTCTGTCCAGGAGATCACATTATGGAAGCAAATAGGAAACCTTGCAGAGGAGactacaaagaaagaattttgggaATGGCCTGTTCATGACATCTCATTATGGAAACAAATGAGAAACTTTACAGAGGAGACTCCAAGGAAGGTATTTTGGGAGAGTCCTATCCAAGATATCACATTATGGAAACAAATGGGAAACCTTGTCCAGGAGGGTCCAAGGAAAGAATTTTGGAAGTGTTCTGTTCAAGATATCATGTTATGGAAACAAATGGGAAACCTAGCACAGGAGAGTCCAAGGAAAGAGTTTTGGGAGAGTCCTGCCCAAGAGATCACATTCTGGAAGCAAATGGGAAACTTTGCCGGAGAGACTCCCAGGAAAGCCCTTTCCCAGGAAAAAGGTTTATATGAGTCAACTGTCCTCCATAAGAAAAATTCCACTGAGCAGAGAATTCATGAATGTACTGATTCTGTTAAAAGCTTTAATCAGAACAGTCCCAAGCATAAAGGATCATGGGATTATAATGAATGTGGGAATCTCTCCTGTTACTATACACTCTTTAATCAATATCAGAGAAATGAATCCTGTGATTTGGAAGGTGGACAGAATTTCAGCAAGAACTCATTTCTTATTCAGAATCAGAGATTTTGTTCGGAAGAGAAGCCTTATAAATGTGAAGAATGTGGGAAGGCTTTTACTAACTATTCAGATAGTATGAATCATGAAAGAACTCATGGTGAAGAAAGACATTATAAGTATAGGCCATGTGGAACAGCTTTTATGTGGAGTTCAGTTCTTAGTGAACatcagaaaattaaaatttgtgATAAACCCTATGAATATAAGGAGTTTAAGGAGGTCTTCAGCCGTAATTCAGATATTACTAAATATGAAGGCATTCATAGTGGAAAGAAACCACCTGGTTACAGCGACTGTGGGACAGCCTTTATTTGGCACTCAAACCTCATAGAACATCAGAGAATTCTCACTagtgagaaaccttatgaatgtaaggtGTGTGGGAAAGCCTTTAGCCAGAACTCATCCCTTACTCAACACTtcagaattcatactggagagaaaccttataaatgtaaggAATGTGGTAAGGCCTTCAGGCAGAACTCACATCTTATTCGACATCAGTTAATTCACACtagggagaaaccttatgaatgccaGGCATGTGGAAAGGCCTTCAGTCAGAGCTCAGATATCATATATCATGGAAGAAGTCATGACGGAGGAATCTACTATAAGTGCAGGCAATGTGGAAAGGCCTTTACTTGGAGTGCcattcttacagaacaacagaAAATTCACACTTTTGAAAAATCCTATAAATATAAGGAGTTTGGAGTGACCTTCAGCCAGAACTCAGACATTATTAGATATGAAGGAATTCATAGTGGAAAGAAACCATTTGAGTGTAAAGACTGTGGAGCAGCTTTCAGTTGGCACTCAAACCTTTTGGAACatcagagaactcacacaggtgagaaaccttatgaatgtaaggtatgtgggaaagccttcagtcaGAGCTCATCCCTTACTCAACACTtcagaattcatactggagagaaaccttataaatgtaaggAATGTGGTAAGGCCTTCAGGCAGAACTCACATCTTATTCGACATCAGCTAATTCACActagagagaaaccttatgaatgcaagGAATGTGGAAAGGCCTTTAGCCAGAGTTCAGACATTATTAAACATGAAAGAATACACAGTGGAAAGAAACCATATGAGTGTAAGGAATGTGGGGCAGCCTTCAGTTGGCGCTCATATCTCATTCAACATCAAAGAACTCACACTGttgagaaaccttatgaatgtaaggaATGTGGGAAGGCTTTCAGCCAGAGTTCATCCCTTATACAACATCATAGAATTCATACTGgtgaaaaaccttatgaatgtaaggaatgtgggaaggcctttagCCAGAGATCATCACTTATCCAACATCatagaattcatactggagagaaaccttacaaATGTAAGGATTGTGGGGCAGTCTTCAGTGGGCACTCTGGTCTAATCCAACATGAGAGGATTCACACTggtgagaaaccttatgaatgtaaagaatgtggaaaagcttttagGCAGAGCTCAGCTCTCATACATCATCAGataattcatactggagaaaaaccttacaAATGTAAAGACTGTGGAAAGGCATTTCGCTGGAATGCAGTTTTTACTGAACATCAGAAGATCCACACTGGAGAGATACCTTATGAATGTAAGGAATGTGGCAAAGCCTTCATCCAGAGAGCAGCACTTACCcatcatcagagaattcatactggagagaagccttatagATGTAAGCAGTGTGGAAAAGCCTTCATCCAGAGATCATCCCTTACTcatcatcagagaattcataccgGAGAGAAGCCTTACAAATGTAAGCAGTGTGGTAAGGCTTTTATCCAGAGATCAGACCTTACTCGGCATCATGTAATTCATattggagagaaaccttatgaagaAAGGTAG